One Nostoc sp. CENA543 genomic window, GGGAATGTCATGGCGACTTACACCTGAGAAATATTTGTCTGTGGCAAGATAAAATTTTGCTGTTTGATTGTATTGAATTTAACGAACCATTCCGCTTTGTGGATGTCATGTTCGATGTTGCTTATGCAGTCATGGATTTAGAAGCACAGCAGCGTCCTGATTTAAGTAATGCTTATCTTAATACTTATTTAGAAGAGACTGGTGATTGGGAAGGATTAGAAGTATTACCAATATATGTAAATCGTCAATCCTATGTCCGAGCCAAGGTGACATCATTTTTGTTAGATGACCCCAGTGTACCAGCTAGTGTCAAAGAAGAAGCCAGCAAAACAGCAGCCCAATACTACAAACTAGCTTGGGAATATACTCAACCCAAACAAGGAAAACTCCTGTTAATGTCGGGGTTATCTGGTTCAGGTAAAAGTACCACAGCTAAATATTTAGCACGACAAACAGGCGCGATTCATATTCGTTCGGATGCAGTTAGAAAACACTTAGGGGGAATTCCTCTGCATGAACGGGGAGGCGATGACTTATATACCCCCGAAATGACACACAAAACTTATGCACGGTTATTGAATTTGGGGATTATACTAGCTAATCAAGGTTACACCGTAATTTTAGATGCTAAGTATGATAAACAAGAACTGAGACAAGAAGCGATCGCCCAAGCCCAAAAACACCAACTACCCCTGCAAATTATTTACTGCACAGCACCCTTAGAAGTAGTCAAAGAACGTCTAGCTAACCGTACTGGTGATATTGCTGATGCCACCGTAGATTTATTAGCCTCACAACTCAAGCAAGCAGAAGCCTTTACCGACACCGAAAAACCCTACGTACAAATTTGGGATACAACCCAACCACCACAAACACAATTACCAAAATTCAGTAGTATAAAGTAAATATTTTGAGGATGGGGCAGGGG contains:
- a CDS encoding AAA family ATPase, translated to MTEVTLPALIEQMLQSGFYPHPVQESIQLIQTHVSYVLLTGDYAYKLKKPVNFGFLDFSTLEKRQHFCQEELRLNQRGAGELYLEVLPITLQDEQYILGGTGEAVEYAVKMRQFPQDTLLSSLFAEGKLDETHLEELGRVVAQYHAKTETNDYIRSFGEVAQVRAAFDENYQQTEKYIGGPQTQTQFDETKAYTDRFFAEKQELFQRRIQNDYIRECHGDLHLRNICLWQDKILLFDCIEFNEPFRFVDVMFDVAYAVMDLEAQQRPDLSNAYLNTYLEETGDWEGLEVLPIYVNRQSYVRAKVTSFLLDDPSVPASVKEEASKTAAQYYKLAWEYTQPKQGKLLLMSGLSGSGKSTTAKYLARQTGAIHIRSDAVRKHLGGIPLHERGGDDLYTPEMTHKTYARLLNLGIILANQGYTVILDAKYDKQELRQEAIAQAQKHQLPLQIIYCTAPLEVVKERLANRTGDIADATVDLLASQLKQAEAFTDTEKPYVQIWDTTQPPQTQLPKFSSIK